A portion of the Helicoverpa zea isolate HzStark_Cry1AcR chromosome 25, ilHelZeax1.1, whole genome shotgun sequence genome contains these proteins:
- the LOC124642692 gene encoding uncharacterized protein LOC124642692, which produces MENNFENSLKLFLIPMRVVGTHPEIPINLNWFILYSLTYGPFTILAIIIIYNSYLNATNDDFSEACKNGILSLTYFGASLNNIIMLWYRDSIKNLLDMMKNDYKMAAGLPRDEQQIFQEYVRKKTLVCKVWLVLFTISCSLFSVKAILLMVYYAIIGEPKLVHLYDLVYPDFIESRKENLSIYLVIYFFIFSYGVYAGFVFMSFLPFGPVLMLHACGHLEITKKRIETLFTSDTKDVNEKLNDIVKLLQYTYNFVETVKECFKVFYEATLKLSALALPVTFYALLDGLQHGEFSLEFSSFILSGIALSSAPCYYSDLLLEKGREVSLALYTCGWEQEYNRRARSTILLLLIRSSRPIAMQTMFATLCLIALTEMFQQAYTIFNLINAVLT; this is translated from the exons atggaaaataattttgaaaattcactAAAACTTTTCTTAATACCAATGCGAGTTGTTGGCACTCATCCTGAAATCCCAATAAACTTGAATTGGTTTATTCTTTACTCTTTAACTTATGGTCCTTTCACGATACTTGCAATTATCATAATTTACAATTCTTACTTGAATGCTACCAATGATGATTTTTCTGAAGCCTGCAAAAATGGGATTTTGAGCCTTACTTATTTCGGCGCCAGTCTGAACAATATCATCATGCTATGGTATCGGGATTCTATCAAAAACCTGCTTGACATGATGAAAAATGATTACAAAATGGCGGCCGGATTACCTCGCGACGAACAGCAGATTTTTCAAGAGTACGTCAGAAAGAAAACTTTAGTCTGCAAAGTTTGGCTCGTACTTTTCACAATATCCTGCAGTTTATTCAGTGTAAAAGCCATCCTTTTAATGGTGTACTATGCCATCATTGGTGAGCCTAAGCTAGTACATTTGTACGATCTAGTGTACCCAGATTTTATTGAAAGCAGGAAGGAAAATTTGTCTATATATCTTGTTATATACTTCTTTATATTCTCCTATGGTGTTTATGCTGGGTTTGTGTTCATGAGCTTTCTCCCATTTGGTCCTGTCCTCATGTTGCATGCCTGTGGACATCTCGAGATCACCAAGAAGCGTATTGAGACCTTATTTACCTCAGATACAAAGGATGTCAACGAAAAATTGAATGACATTGTAAAACTACTCCAATACACATACAA TTTCGTGGAAACCGTGAAGGAGTGCTTCAAAGTATTTTACGAAGCTACACTGAAATTGTCCGCCCTTGCTCTACCCGTCACATTCTACGCCTTGTTGGAT GGATTGCAACATGGAGAATTTAGCTTGGAATTCTCATCGTTTATTCTGAGTGGCATAGCATTGAGCAGTGCTCCTTGTTACTACAGCGACTTGCTTCTAGAAAAG GGTAGAGAAGTAAGTCTAGCACTATACACGTGTGGCTGGGAACAGGAGTACaaccggcgcgcgcgcagcactATACTGTTGCTGCTGATTCGCAGTTCGCGACCAATAGCAATGCAGACCATGTTCGCCACGCTTTGTCTCATTGCACTCACTGAA atGTTTCAACAGGCGTACACCATATTTAATCTCATTAATGCTGTTTTGActtaa